In a genomic window of Carassius gibelio isolate Cgi1373 ecotype wild population from Czech Republic chromosome A3, carGib1.2-hapl.c, whole genome shotgun sequence:
- the LOC127951756 gene encoding phosphoribosyl pyrophosphate synthase-associated protein 2-like isoform X3 produces MSAAKGGLVIFTANSHPSSRELGKRIAERLGVELGKVQVYQEANRETRVQIEESVRSKDVFIIQTVSKDVNTTIMELLIMVYACRTSCARNIIGVIPYFPYSKQCKMRKRGSIVSKLLASMMCKAGLTHLITMDLHQKEIQGFFNIPVDNLRASPFLLQYIQEEIPDYRNAVIVAKSPASAKRAQSFAERLRLGIAVIHGEAQDAESDLVDGRHSPPTVKNIGAIHPSLEIPLLIPKEKPPITVVGDVGGRIAIIVDDIIDDVDSFLAAAETLKERGAYKIFVMATHGILSSDAPHLIEESAIDEVVVTNTIPHEIQKLQCPKIKTVDISMILSEAIRRIHNGESMSYLFRNIGMDD; encoded by the exons ATGAGTGCCGCCAAAGGAGGCCTGGTCATCTTCACGGCCAACTCACACCCCTCCAGCAGAGAGCTGGGGAAGAGGATAGCCGA GCGGTTGGGTGTGGAGCTTGGAAAGGTGCAGGTCTATCAAGAAGCCAACAGAG AAACACGGGTCCAAATCGAAGAATCTGTGCGCAGCAAGGATGTTTTCATCATCCAAACTGTATCCAA GGATGTTAATACCACCATCATGGAGCTGCTCATTATGGTGTATGCCTGCAGGACGTCCTGTGCCCGAAACATCATTGGCGTCATTCCCTATTTCCCCTACAGCAAACAGTGTAAAATGAGGAAGAGAGGCTCCATCGTCTCTAAACTACTTGCCTCAATGATGTGTAAAGCAG GTCTGACTCATCTCATTACTATGGATTTGCATCAAAAGGAAATCCAGGGTTTCTTCAACATTCCGGTGGACAACCTGCGGGCCTCACCATTCCTGCTGCAGTACATCCAGGAAGAA ATTCCTGACTACAGAAATGCTGTAATTGTGGCCAAATCTCCAGCATCAGCCAAAAG GGCCCAGTCGTTTGCTGAAAGGTTGCGGCTGGGCATCGCTGTGATCCACGGTGAAGCCCAGGACGCTGAATCTGACCTGGTGGATGGACGCCATTCCCCTCCCACTGTCAAAAACATTGGCGCCATCCATCCAAGCCTAGAGATACCAT TGCTTATTCCCAAAGAAAAACCCCCAATTACTGTGGTCGGAGATGTAGGTGGACGAATTGCCATCATAGTG gatgacATCATTGACGATGTTGACAGTTTCCTAGCAGCAGCCGAAACACTGAAGGAAAGAGGCGCTTACAAGATCTTTGTCATGGCCACACACGGAATCCTCTCGTCAGATGCCCCTCATCTAATAGAGGAGTCCGCCATAGATGAG GTGGTTGTCACCAACACCATTCCACACGAGATCCAAAAACTCCAGTGTCCCAAGATCAAGACGGTGGATATCAGCATGATCCTGTCCGAAGCCATCCGCCGCATCCACAACGGAGAATCCATGTCTTACCTTTTCCGTAATATTGGCATGGATGACTAA
- the LOC127951756 gene encoding phosphoribosyl pyrophosphate synthase-associated protein 2-like isoform X2: MNEGLSSAWAPREPLPESLEVDTKPQDMSAAKGGLVIFTANSHPSSRELGKRIAERLGVELGKVQVYQEANRETRVQIEESVRSKDVFIIQTVSKDVNTTIMELLIMVYACRTSCARNIIGVIPYFPYSKQCKMRKRGSIVSKLLASMMCKAGLTHLITMDLHQKEIQGFFNIPVDNLRASPFLLQYIQEEIPDYRNAVIVAKSPASAKRAQSFAERLRLGIAVIHGEAQDAESDLVDGRHSPPTVKNIGAIHPSLEIPLLIPKEKPPITVVGDVGGRIAIIVDDIIDDVDSFLAAAETLKERGAYKIFVMATHGILSSDAPHLIEESAIDEVVVTNTIPHEIQKLQCPKIKTVDISMILSEAIRRIHNGESMSYLFRNIGMDD; encoded by the exons ATGAAT GAAGGGCTCAGCAGTGCCTGGGCGCCCAGGGAGCCACTGCCCGAGTCCCTAGAGGTAGACACCAAACCACAGGACATGAGTGCCGCCAAAGGAGGCCTGGTCATCTTCACGGCCAACTCACACCCCTCCAGCAGAGAGCTGGGGAAGAGGATAGCCGA GCGGTTGGGTGTGGAGCTTGGAAAGGTGCAGGTCTATCAAGAAGCCAACAGAG AAACACGGGTCCAAATCGAAGAATCTGTGCGCAGCAAGGATGTTTTCATCATCCAAACTGTATCCAA GGATGTTAATACCACCATCATGGAGCTGCTCATTATGGTGTATGCCTGCAGGACGTCCTGTGCCCGAAACATCATTGGCGTCATTCCCTATTTCCCCTACAGCAAACAGTGTAAAATGAGGAAGAGAGGCTCCATCGTCTCTAAACTACTTGCCTCAATGATGTGTAAAGCAG GTCTGACTCATCTCATTACTATGGATTTGCATCAAAAGGAAATCCAGGGTTTCTTCAACATTCCGGTGGACAACCTGCGGGCCTCACCATTCCTGCTGCAGTACATCCAGGAAGAA ATTCCTGACTACAGAAATGCTGTAATTGTGGCCAAATCTCCAGCATCAGCCAAAAG GGCCCAGTCGTTTGCTGAAAGGTTGCGGCTGGGCATCGCTGTGATCCACGGTGAAGCCCAGGACGCTGAATCTGACCTGGTGGATGGACGCCATTCCCCTCCCACTGTCAAAAACATTGGCGCCATCCATCCAAGCCTAGAGATACCAT TGCTTATTCCCAAAGAAAAACCCCCAATTACTGTGGTCGGAGATGTAGGTGGACGAATTGCCATCATAGTG gatgacATCATTGACGATGTTGACAGTTTCCTAGCAGCAGCCGAAACACTGAAGGAAAGAGGCGCTTACAAGATCTTTGTCATGGCCACACACGGAATCCTCTCGTCAGATGCCCCTCATCTAATAGAGGAGTCCGCCATAGATGAG GTGGTTGTCACCAACACCATTCCACACGAGATCCAAAAACTCCAGTGTCCCAAGATCAAGACGGTGGATATCAGCATGATCCTGTCCGAAGCCATCCGCCGCATCCACAACGGAGAATCCATGTCTTACCTTTTCCGTAATATTGGCATGGATGACTAA
- the LOC127951756 gene encoding phosphoribosyl pyrophosphate synthase-associated protein 2-like isoform X1 produces the protein MREGLSSAWAPREPLPESLEVDTKPQDMSAAKGGLVIFTANSHPSSRELGKRIAERLGVELGKVQVYQEANRETRVQIEESVRSKDVFIIQTVSKDVNTTIMELLIMVYACRTSCARNIIGVIPYFPYSKQCKMRKRGSIVSKLLASMMCKAGLTHLITMDLHQKEIQGFFNIPVDNLRASPFLLQYIQEEIPDYRNAVIVAKSPASAKRAQSFAERLRLGIAVIHGEAQDAESDLVDGRHSPPTVKNIGAIHPSLEIPLLIPKEKPPITVVGDVGGRIAIIVDDIIDDVDSFLAAAETLKERGAYKIFVMATHGILSSDAPHLIEESAIDEVVVTNTIPHEIQKLQCPKIKTVDISMILSEAIRRIHNGESMSYLFRNIGMDD, from the exons ATGCGT GAAGGGCTCAGCAGTGCCTGGGCGCCCAGGGAGCCACTGCCCGAGTCCCTAGAGGTAGACACCAAACCACAGGACATGAGTGCCGCCAAAGGAGGCCTGGTCATCTTCACGGCCAACTCACACCCCTCCAGCAGAGAGCTGGGGAAGAGGATAGCCGA GCGGTTGGGTGTGGAGCTTGGAAAGGTGCAGGTCTATCAAGAAGCCAACAGAG AAACACGGGTCCAAATCGAAGAATCTGTGCGCAGCAAGGATGTTTTCATCATCCAAACTGTATCCAA GGATGTTAATACCACCATCATGGAGCTGCTCATTATGGTGTATGCCTGCAGGACGTCCTGTGCCCGAAACATCATTGGCGTCATTCCCTATTTCCCCTACAGCAAACAGTGTAAAATGAGGAAGAGAGGCTCCATCGTCTCTAAACTACTTGCCTCAATGATGTGTAAAGCAG GTCTGACTCATCTCATTACTATGGATTTGCATCAAAAGGAAATCCAGGGTTTCTTCAACATTCCGGTGGACAACCTGCGGGCCTCACCATTCCTGCTGCAGTACATCCAGGAAGAA ATTCCTGACTACAGAAATGCTGTAATTGTGGCCAAATCTCCAGCATCAGCCAAAAG GGCCCAGTCGTTTGCTGAAAGGTTGCGGCTGGGCATCGCTGTGATCCACGGTGAAGCCCAGGACGCTGAATCTGACCTGGTGGATGGACGCCATTCCCCTCCCACTGTCAAAAACATTGGCGCCATCCATCCAAGCCTAGAGATACCAT TGCTTATTCCCAAAGAAAAACCCCCAATTACTGTGGTCGGAGATGTAGGTGGACGAATTGCCATCATAGTG gatgacATCATTGACGATGTTGACAGTTTCCTAGCAGCAGCCGAAACACTGAAGGAAAGAGGCGCTTACAAGATCTTTGTCATGGCCACACACGGAATCCTCTCGTCAGATGCCCCTCATCTAATAGAGGAGTCCGCCATAGATGAG GTGGTTGTCACCAACACCATTCCACACGAGATCCAAAAACTCCAGTGTCCCAAGATCAAGACGGTGGATATCAGCATGATCCTGTCCGAAGCCATCCGCCGCATCCACAACGGAGAATCCATGTCTTACCTTTTCCGTAATATTGGCATGGATGACTAA
- the LOC127951756 gene encoding phosphoribosyl pyrophosphate synthase-associated protein 2-like isoform X4, whose translation MELLIMVYACRTSCARNIIGVIPYFPYSKQCKMRKRGSIVSKLLASMMCKAGLTHLITMDLHQKEIQGFFNIPVDNLRASPFLLQYIQEEIPDYRNAVIVAKSPASAKRAQSFAERLRLGIAVIHGEAQDAESDLVDGRHSPPTVKNIGAIHPSLEIPLLIPKEKPPITVVGDVGGRIAIIVDDIIDDVDSFLAAAETLKERGAYKIFVMATHGILSSDAPHLIEESAIDEVVVTNTIPHEIQKLQCPKIKTVDISMILSEAIRRIHNGESMSYLFRNIGMDD comes from the exons ATGGAGCTGCTCATTATGGTGTATGCCTGCAGGACGTCCTGTGCCCGAAACATCATTGGCGTCATTCCCTATTTCCCCTACAGCAAACAGTGTAAAATGAGGAAGAGAGGCTCCATCGTCTCTAAACTACTTGCCTCAATGATGTGTAAAGCAG GTCTGACTCATCTCATTACTATGGATTTGCATCAAAAGGAAATCCAGGGTTTCTTCAACATTCCGGTGGACAACCTGCGGGCCTCACCATTCCTGCTGCAGTACATCCAGGAAGAA ATTCCTGACTACAGAAATGCTGTAATTGTGGCCAAATCTCCAGCATCAGCCAAAAG GGCCCAGTCGTTTGCTGAAAGGTTGCGGCTGGGCATCGCTGTGATCCACGGTGAAGCCCAGGACGCTGAATCTGACCTGGTGGATGGACGCCATTCCCCTCCCACTGTCAAAAACATTGGCGCCATCCATCCAAGCCTAGAGATACCAT TGCTTATTCCCAAAGAAAAACCCCCAATTACTGTGGTCGGAGATGTAGGTGGACGAATTGCCATCATAGTG gatgacATCATTGACGATGTTGACAGTTTCCTAGCAGCAGCCGAAACACTGAAGGAAAGAGGCGCTTACAAGATCTTTGTCATGGCCACACACGGAATCCTCTCGTCAGATGCCCCTCATCTAATAGAGGAGTCCGCCATAGATGAG GTGGTTGTCACCAACACCATTCCACACGAGATCCAAAAACTCCAGTGTCCCAAGATCAAGACGGTGGATATCAGCATGATCCTGTCCGAAGCCATCCGCCGCATCCACAACGGAGAATCCATGTCTTACCTTTTCCGTAATATTGGCATGGATGACTAA